In Nitrospirota bacterium, the genomic stretch CCTTTAGTCGAAGGCAAACTTACAAGAGAGGGGCGTGTCGGAGAGAAGGTGACTGTTGATGAGGCAAGGGAAGATGCGCGCACAGCAGCGATAAACGCCCTTGCAATTTTGAAAGCAAATCTTGGAACCCTTAATAAAATCAGGCGGTGTGTAAAGATAACGGGCTATGTTTCATCAGCGCCTGACTTTACGGAACAGCCGAATGTCCTTAACGCTGCTTCTGATTTAATGTTTGAGATATTTGGAGAACTGGGAAGGCATGCGAGAGCGGCAGTGGGGGCAAATGTCCTTCCTCTTAATTCACCTGTTGAACTTGAATTTATCTTTGAGGTCTCGTAGCTGAAAATCTGACTGTGCTGTATTTGGTGTAAAATTTAACAATCGGTAAATTCTATGGCAAGACCTTATGTTGTAATTGTTGGAAGGACCAATGTAGGCAAATCTACCCTCTTTAACAGGATGGTCGGTTCTTCTGCGGCTATTGTTGAAGATGTGCCTAATGTAACCAGAGACAGGAACTATATGGAGGCTGTATGGGAAGACAAGGCATTTATTGCAGTTGACACAGGAGGATTCTACACCGAGCCCTCAGAGGACATCTCAAAGCAGATGAAGGAACAGGCAGCGTTTGCGATTGAAGAGGCAGATGTCATAATACATCTCCTTGACGGCAAAGAAGGGCTTACGCCTGCTGACATTGAACTATCAAAAACATTACGGGCTTCAGGCAAAAAGATATTATGGGTTGTGAACAAGATAGACACACCTAAAAGAGAAGAGAGGCTTTATGATTTCTATGCCTTAGGCGCTGATGAACTCCTTCCTGTATCAGCTGTCACAGGTTATGAATTCGGAGAACTCATGGACAGGATTGCCTCACTTCTGCCTCAATTAAGCAAAGAGGAATCAGCCTACCCGCGGATTGCTGTTGTCGGAAGGCCTAATGTAGGCAAGTCAACGCTTGTAAACGCGCTCCTTGGCAAAAAGAGGATGATAGTAAGTCCTTTGCCGGGAACTACGCGGGATGCCGTTGACTCTGTCTGTTCATACTATAAAAATAAGTATCTGATAATTGATACAGCCGGAATAAGGAAAAAAGGCAAACTCGGATTTTCTATTGAAAGGTTTTCAGCGGTAAGAGCAATGCGGAGCATAGAGAGATGCGACATTGCTCTCATAGTTCTTGATGCGTCGGACGGAATAACGGAACAGGACCAGAAAATTGCGGGCCTTGTTGAAAGCTGCGCAAAGGGCGCCATATTCCTCCTTAACAAATGGGACCTTGTGCACGAACCTGAAACTGCCTATAAAAAAATTGTTCCGGAACTGCAGAGAAAAATGTGGTTCTTAAATCATGCGCCGGCAATTTCAGTGTCAGGCATGGAAAAGAAGAGGATAACAAAGATATTTCCTGTAATTGATGAAATAATTGCTGAAAGAAAAAAGAGGATACCAACACCGGCGATAAACAGATTCATAAAGGACGTTACTTCAGGCGTCCCTCTGTCTCTGTATAAAGGCAGGCAGGTAAAAATTCCTTATATGACCCAGATAGGAACAGAGCCGCCGGCATTCGTAATTTTCAGCAACTATCCGGCAGGAATAAAAGATTCATACATAAGATATATCGAAAAATGCCTCAGGGAAAGATTCTCTTTCAGAGGCACACCGGTAAGAATATATAAGAAATTAAAAAAATAAGTTAAAAGTTAAAATGGATCTCTATTTCTTGTCATTCCCGCCTGTCGGGAATCCCTCTGGAAGAAAGATTCTGGACAAGCCAGAATGACAGAATATGGGAACCTGTAACAAACTACAGGGAATAATCAAGTTGAAGGAGAATTAATTAGATGCAGGATCTTGTCGGGAAAGATGTAGAAGTTTTAGCCTTGGAAACTACCTACAAAGGCAAGCTTATTGAAATCGGAGAAACAGAAGTTTACCTTCAGGCTGAGTCAGGCTGGATAGTTATACCTGTGGAAAATATAATCTCTATAAAAGAAAAAGAAGACTGAGCTAAATATCTCCTAATAAAAACTGAATAAGCGCCACTGCTGAAATTGCCGCTGTCTCTGCCCTGAGTATACGTTTACCCAAGGATACAGTAATCAACCCTTTAGAGACTGCGAGACTAACTTCCTCCTTTGAAAATCCGCCTTCAGGGCCAACCAAGACAAAAAGTTGAGAGTTTTCTGAATGCTGAATGCTGACGGCTGACTGCTTTATTGCTTCCTTCAAAGGCAATCCGCCCTCTTCCCAGAAGATAAAACCCTTTATTGTTTCCCTTGTGTCATTGCGAGCCCCTTCGCTCTTGTCATTGCGAGCAGAGCGAAGCAATCTCGTTTTATCGCTCAGGGCAGGCTCCGGCGAAGCAATTACACCTTTAAAGATTGCGGCGCCTGTTCCGAACCTGTTTTGAGATTGCTTCGTCTCACTTTGTGAGTCTCGCAATGACAGGTGAGGAATCTCACTCCTCGCAATGACATCTTGAGCAAGCAGTGAATTAAACTCCATCGGCTCATGCACAACAGGGACTATTGTCCTTCCGCTCTGCTTTGACGCCTCTTCTGCAATCTTTCTCCACCTGTCAACTTTTCTTGTATGCCTTATCTGGCTTCTTTCTGTAATGGCCGGAATGATTTCTTTAACGCCGAGTTCTGTCGCCTTCTGGACAACCACATCCATCTTCTCTCCTTTGAGAATCCCCTGAACAAGTGTCAGATTAAGAGGCGATTCAGCATTGAGAGAAATCTGCTCTAACAAATCTATGACTATTTTTTTATTTTCAATCCCTGCAATTTTGGATTTATAGAGGCTGCCCTCGCCGTCAAAGACCTGAAGCTCATCGCCTGCGCGGCACCTCAGCACGGATATAAGATACCGCGCCTTTTCACCGGATAAGGTTATCCTGTTTCCCTTAATCTCTTCTTTTTTCAATATGATTCGCATACAATCCTCACGTCATTCCTGCGAAAGCAGGAATCCAGATGAATAAGACGACTGGATTCCGCATCAAGTGCGGAATGACAATAAAAAAATTTCTGACTTGCCAACTCCACCCTATTAATTCTTTTGGAATGTATTATATCCCTGCAAAAGAGAGATTGACAAGAAAAAGCTGGATTGATAGAATTCTTGTGATTGCAGCGAATTGGGATATCTGCATTGCGTCTATCCCCCCATTTTGGCGGTGTATGCGCAATTAATTGCGGATGTGAAGAAGTTAGCAGCTATAGTCGCCAAGGGAACTTATGAGTAAACCACCGATGAATAGAAGCCTCTCATGGCTACTTGATGATGCCATTTTTTTGTACAAAAATGGACGTAAATATGGTTCTATCCTTTTGCTTCTTTGCACTGTTGATGCGCTGGCCCGAGAAACAAACCCAAATGCCAAGGTTGGAGAAAGATTCGAAGCATTCCTTAAATCAAAAATGCGTCGCAAAGGAAGACCTCAGATTCACAACATATCTGTTCCTAAGTTTAATCAGTTCTTCTCCTTTGAATACATTATTTATAAATTTCTTCGTTGTCCATTGGTTCACGAAGGTAGCCGACTTGAAGTAGATGATCCTGCTGAATTTGCTGTAAGGTTAGATTGGGATACAATTCCAAACGGATTGTCAGTGGACACAGTAAACAATTGTGTTATTCTCGGTGGTGAGTTGGTTTTTAACCTCCTTACTGACGCCGTTCAACATGAACTGCAAAACAGTTGATTGAAAGAGTTGGCGACTACATCGGATAACAAGCGGCGTACACGTTCGTGTAGCCACCGAACGTTATCCTGAATCTAACGCTGAGAAAGGCAGAACAGAAAAATGGGCTATGGCAAGTTTAAAAGTGAAAATAGCGGACAGCGCCCGCTTAAAAAGGAGATTGCCCGAAAATGATTAAATGTGACGGCTCTATTTTTTGAAGCCTGTAATAAAGAGTCGCAGCCCACAGAAGCAATTAAATGAAGGAAAGTGATAATATAAAAATATACCGGATAAAGGGAGGCATAAAATGGAAACGTTAAAACAAGAGGCAATAAAAACAATTTCAAAATTGCCTGAGACAGCAACCATCGACGACATAATGTATGAACTTTTCGTTGTTGATAAAGTCAAGAAGGGCAGAGAAGCAGTTGAACGCGGAGAATCAATCACTATTGAAGAATTAAAAAGAGAAATGCAGTCGTGGTAAATTGAAATAAGGGAAATTACGTCTTCATCCCTGCAAACAGGTCCTTCAGCTTTTCTTTGAACCCCTTTGAAACCTCATCACCGTTTATCTTTGCAAATTCCTCAAGTATCTCTTTTTGCCGCGAGGTAAGGTGTTTCGGGACTTCTATATTCACAATCACAATCTGATCGCCGCGCTGATGGCTTCCGATTCTCGGCATCCCCTTGCCCTTAAGATGAAATGCCTTGCCTGAGGGCGTGCCCTGAGGAATCTTTAAATTTGTAACGCCGTCAATTGTTGGAACTTCAATCTCAGCGCCGAGCGCGGCATGAGGAAAAGAGACAGGCACTTTACAGTATAAAGTCATTCCTTCTCTCTTAAAGAACTGATGTTCTTCTACATTAATAAATATATACAGGTCGCCCGGAGGGCCTCCATAAAGTCCAAGTTCTCCCTCTCCTGACATTCTTAGCTTTGAATCCGTATCAACACCGGCAGGAATCCTGACGTTTATCTCCCTGTATCTTTTAATCCTGCCCTGTCCTTTGCATGGTTTACACGGGTCTGTGATAATCCTGCCTTCGCCATGACACTTGCCGCATGTCTTGGAAACACTGAAAAAACCCTGCTGAAATCTGACTTGTCCTGAGCCTTTGCAGTTAGGGCATGTTGCCGGCGCTTTTCCCGGCGCTGCGCCTGTTCCTTTACAGTCAGCACAGTTTTCCCATCTTGGAATCTCAATATTTTTTTCGGCGCCGAATGCCGCTTCCATGAGTGTTATATCAAGGTCATATCTAAGGTCATTGCCCTTTGCAGGCCGCTTTCTTCGCTGTCCTGTAAAGGTGCCGAAGAAATCTCCAAAGAGGTCCTCAAATACATCGCCAAACCCTGCCCCGAAAGGACTGAACCCTGCGCCCATGCCCTCGGCTGTCCCGAACCTGTCATAGTTAGACTTTTTGTCAGGGTCGGAGAGACATGTGTATGCCTCATTTATCTCTTTAAATTTTTCCTCGGACTCTTTATTGCCCTGGTTTCTGTCCGGATGGTGTTTCATAGCAAGCTGTCTGAAGGCTTTCTTTAAATCAGCCTCAGAAGCATCTCTTGATACACCAAGGATTTCATAATAATCTTTCATAGTTATAAGTTGAGAGTTAAGAGTTGAGAGTTAAGAGTTTTAAGAAATAGCCAATCTTTCACTTTTAACTTTCAACTTATAACTTTTAACTTCCCTTCTTGTCTTTATCTACATCCTCAAATTCAGCTTCAACAACATCTTCTTCCGAAGGTTTTGCGCCTGAGGCTCCTGCTCCGGCAGCTGCCTGCTGGTCTCCGGCTGCTTTATATATATGCTCCGCAAGTTTGTGCGATGCCTTCATAAGGCTTTCAACAGAAGACTTTATCTCAGAAGCATCAGCGCTTGAGTCCTTTGCCTTCCTGCACTTTTCAAGAGCAGCCTCAATATCCTTCTTCTCAGATTCGTTCAGCTTGTCTCCGTATTCCTTCAGAGATTTCTCCACGCTGTATATCATCGTGTCAGCTTCGTTCCTGGCCTCTGCGAGCTGTTTCTTATTTTTATCTTCTTCTCCATGGGACTCGGCATCACGCGTCATATTTTTCACCTCATCTGCGCTAAGCCCGCTTGAAGCGGTTATCCTTATTGACTGTTCTTTTCCTGTGCCGAGGTCTTTGGCAGACACGTGAAGTATCCCATTTGCATCAATATCAAAAGTTACTTCTACCTGCGGAATTCCTCTCGGCGCAGGCGGAATGCCTATAAGCTCAAAGTTTCCAAGCAGCTTATTATCCGACGCCATTTCTCTTTCACCCTGGCATATCTTGATTGTAACAGCAGGCTGATTGTCTGATGCTGTTGAGAAGGTCTGGCTCTTTTTGGTCGGGATTGTAGTATTCCTTTCTATTATCTTAGTGAATATTCCGCCGAGCGTTTCTATGCCGAGAGACAGAGGCGTAACATCAAGTAAAAGCACCTCTTTGACGTCTCCTTTCAGCACTGCGCCCTGTATTGCCGCTCCGACAGCGACAACCTCATCAGGGTTAACTGTCCTATTGGGCTCCTTCCCGAAAAAGCTCTGAACAGTCTGCTGAACCTTTGGCGTCCTGGTCTGTCCTCCGACAAGAAGAACTTCATCTATATTTGAGGCGGATAAATTTGCATCGTTAAGCGCATTCTTGCAAGGCCCTGTTGTATTTTCTATGAGATCTCCTGTAAGCTGCTCAAATTTCGCCCTTGAAAGTTTCATCAAAAGGTGCTTCGGGCCTGTTGCGTCCGCTGTAACAAACGGAAGGTTTATCTCTGTTTCCATTGCAGTTGAAAGGTCAATCTTGGCCCTCTCTGCGGCTTCTTTAAGCCTCTGCAAAGCCATTTTATCATGCTTGAGGTCAATGCCCTGATCTTTCTTAAACTCTTCCACCATCCAGTCAATAATCTTGATGTCAAAATCATCTCCGCCCAGATATGTATCGCCGTTTGTAGACTTAACCTCAATTACGCCTTCTCCTATTTCAAGAATGGATACGTCAAACGTGCCGCCGCCTAAATCATAAACAGCAATCTTTTCTTCTTTCTTCTTATCCATGCCGTAAGCCAAAGAGGCGGCTGTCGGTTCGTTGATTATCCTTAGGACATTAAGCCCTGCAATCTTCCCTGCATCCTTCGTAGCCTGACGCTGGCTGTCATTAAAATAAGCAGGCACTGTTACAACAGCATCGGTCACAGTCTCTCCGAGATAATCTTCCGCAGACTGTTTGAGTTTCTGGAGTATCATTGCCGATATCTCAGGCGGCGAATAACGCTTGCCTCTTATCTCAACATGCGCATCTCCATTAGGCGCTTCAACTATCTTATACGGCAGCCGCTTTTTCGCATGTTCAACTTCAGGCGTGTTGTATTTTCTCCCCATCAGCCTCTTTATTGAAAATATCGTGTTTTCAGGATTTGTAATAGACTGCCTTTTTGCTATCTGTCCTACAAGCCTCTCGCCCTTCTCTGTAAATGCAACTACAGAAGGCGTTGTTCTCATTCCCTCCTGATTCGGGATAACTACAGACTCTCCGCCCTGAACAACTGCAACAACAGAATTCGTTGTGCCCAGGTCTATTCCTATTGCCTTTGCCATTTATGCTTCCTCCTCTATGTTTTCTTTTTCTGTGTTTTTTTCTTGACTGACGACTGACAGCTGACTGCTTTCAGCCAGCTTTTTCGATACGGCAACCAATGACGGCCTTAATACCTTCTCTCTGAACATGTAGCCCTTTCTGAATTCTTCCACTACCATATTTTCATCAATATCATCCCTCTCCACCTGAGTCATCGCATGATGCAGCGAAGGGTCAAACATCTTGCCTGATGCGTCAATCGGCGAGAGTCCGAATTTATCAATCACCCTGAGAAACTCCTTAAGGGTAATCTCCACTCCCTGCGCAAGCCCTCCGCCGCCCGTAGCGGATGCTGTATTATTTGACGAGTGCTTCATAGCCATCTCAAGGTTATCAATAACAGAAAGCAGTTCATACAGCAAGGATTCATTGCCGTATTTTATTAATTCTTCCTTGTCTCTTGCGACCCGCTTCTTGTAATTATCAAATTCAGCGTACAACCTCAGATACCTGTCCTTCTCCTTCCCAAGCTCCTCTTCAAGATTCTGTTCTAACTTTCCTGCTTCCGGAGCGGCGCTTTCGGGTGTCTCTGCCGCAATACAATGCTCAGCCTCTTCCTGTCCGCCCTGGTTGCCTTTGGCGCTGCCGGAGGCAGGTAACCCTAAGACGGGTAAATCCGGCTCATGAAACTCCTCCGCCTGAGGCGGAGGAGAATTATCCTCTGTCATATTTTCCTCTATCTTTTTCTTAGCTTTATGTCTCAACTCATTTCCCCTCTATCACCTTTGTTATGAACTTTGAAACTATATCAACCATCGCTATGGTCTTTGAGTAATTCATTCGTGTCGGGCCGATTACCCCGACACTGCCGACAGGCCTGCTGCCTTCTTTGTAAGTTGCCGCCACAATGCTGAACCCTTTCATCCCTGCCAGAGAATTTTCAGAACCTATTATGACCTGAACTTCGTCTTTGGCGGATTCTGAAAACTTATCAAGCAGTTTTATAATCAGGTGTTTGTCCTCCATGGCCCTTGAAATCTCTTTTATCTTCTCAACATCCGAAAAATCAGGCAGTCCGAGGACTTCTGTAAATCCTGAAATAAATATATTCCCGGATGGAGACGAAAGCACCTCTCTGCATATCCTTATGGCCCTTGAGATAAGGGTGTCGCATAATATCTTTTCCTCGGACATTTCCCTTACTATTTTGGTCCGGATATCGTTAAGGTTAAACCCGTAAAACTCAGAATTAAGGTATGAGGCTATCCTGTTAAGATCGCGCTGCGTCAAATCAAAATCAACATCCACAACCTTATTCCTCACCAGCCCTTCATCCGTAAAAAGGACCGTCACCACATGGTTTCTTCTATGTTTTAACAGCGTAATCCTGTTAAATGTCGCTGAACCTGACTTGGGAGAAAGCGCCACGCCGAGGTAATGTGAAAAATTGGACAGCCTCTTTGTTGCCTCGCTGAGCAGGACGTCTATATCGTTTTTAATGGACTCAAGCTCTCTGGTAATCTCATTGAAAAACGCCCGGTTATCATACTGCTGTTCATGAGAACACAGATAATCAACATAAAATCTGTAGCCTTTATCCGTAGGCACCCTTCCCGCAGAGG encodes the following:
- a CDS encoding 16S rRNA (uracil(1498)-N(3))-methyltransferase codes for the protein MRIILKKEEIKGNRITLSGEKARYLISVLRCRAGDELQVFDGEGSLYKSKIAGIENKKIVIDLLEQISLNAESPLNLTLVQGILKGEKMDVVVQKATELGVKEIIPAITERSQIRHTRKVDRWRKIAEEASKQSGRTIVPVVHEPMEFNSLLAQDVIARSEIPHLSLRDSQSETKQSQNRFGTGAAIFKGVIASPEPALSDKTRLLRSARNDKSEGARNDTRETIKGFIFWEEGGLPLKEAIKQSAVSIQHSENSQLFVLVGPEGGFSKEEVSLAVSKGLITVSLGKRILRAETAAISAVALIQFLLGDI
- the grpE gene encoding nucleotide exchange factor GrpE — encoded protein: MRHKAKKKIEENMTEDNSPPPQAEEFHEPDLPVLGLPASGSAKGNQGGQEEAEHCIAAETPESAAPEAGKLEQNLEEELGKEKDRYLRLYAEFDNYKKRVARDKEELIKYGNESLLYELLSVIDNLEMAMKHSSNNTASATGGGGLAQGVEITLKEFLRVIDKFGLSPIDASGKMFDPSLHHAMTQVERDDIDENMVVEEFRKGYMFREKVLRPSLVAVSKKLAESSQLSVVSQEKNTEKENIEEEA
- the dnaJ gene encoding molecular chaperone DnaJ — encoded protein: MKDYYEILGVSRDASEADLKKAFRQLAMKHHPDRNQGNKESEEKFKEINEAYTCLSDPDKKSNYDRFGTAEGMGAGFSPFGAGFGDVFEDLFGDFFGTFTGQRRKRPAKGNDLRYDLDITLMEAAFGAEKNIEIPRWENCADCKGTGAAPGKAPATCPNCKGSGQVRFQQGFFSVSKTCGKCHGEGRIITDPCKPCKGQGRIKRYREINVRIPAGVDTDSKLRMSGEGELGLYGGPPGDLYIFINVEEHQFFKREGMTLYCKVPVSFPHAALGAEIEVPTIDGVTNLKIPQGTPSGKAFHLKGKGMPRIGSHQRGDQIVIVNIEVPKHLTSRQKEILEEFAKINGDEVSKGFKEKLKDLFAGMKT
- the dnaK gene encoding molecular chaperone DnaK translates to MAKAIGIDLGTTNSVVAVVQGGESVVIPNQEGMRTTPSVVAFTEKGERLVGQIAKRQSITNPENTIFSIKRLMGRKYNTPEVEHAKKRLPYKIVEAPNGDAHVEIRGKRYSPPEISAMILQKLKQSAEDYLGETVTDAVVTVPAYFNDSQRQATKDAGKIAGLNVLRIINEPTAASLAYGMDKKKEEKIAVYDLGGGTFDVSILEIGEGVIEVKSTNGDTYLGGDDFDIKIIDWMVEEFKKDQGIDLKHDKMALQRLKEAAERAKIDLSTAMETEINLPFVTADATGPKHLLMKLSRAKFEQLTGDLIENTTGPCKNALNDANLSASNIDEVLLVGGQTRTPKVQQTVQSFFGKEPNRTVNPDEVVAVGAAIQGAVLKGDVKEVLLLDVTPLSLGIETLGGIFTKIIERNTTIPTKKSQTFSTASDNQPAVTIKICQGEREMASDNKLLGNFELIGIPPAPRGIPQVEVTFDIDANGILHVSAKDLGTGKEQSIRITASSGLSADEVKNMTRDAESHGEEDKNKKQLAEARNEADTMIYSVEKSLKEYGDKLNESEKKDIEAALEKCRKAKDSSADASEIKSSVESLMKASHKLAEHIYKAAGDQQAAAGAGASGAKPSEEDVVEAEFEDVDKDKKGS
- a CDS encoding RidA family protein, encoding MMTPEERLKQLGIELPDAPKPLGSYVPLVRAGNLVFLSGILPLVEGKLTREGRVGEKVTVDEAREDARTAAINALAILKANLGTLNKIRRCVKITGYVSSAPDFTEQPNVLNAASDLMFEIFGELGRHARAAVGANVLPLNSPVELEFIFEVS
- the der gene encoding ribosome biogenesis GTPase Der, translated to MARPYVVIVGRTNVGKSTLFNRMVGSSAAIVEDVPNVTRDRNYMEAVWEDKAFIAVDTGGFYTEPSEDISKQMKEQAAFAIEEADVIIHLLDGKEGLTPADIELSKTLRASGKKILWVVNKIDTPKREERLYDFYALGADELLPVSAVTGYEFGELMDRIASLLPQLSKEESAYPRIAVVGRPNVGKSTLVNALLGKKRMIVSPLPGTTRDAVDSVCSYYKNKYLIIDTAGIRKKGKLGFSIERFSAVRAMRSIERCDIALIVLDASDGITEQDQKIAGLVESCAKGAIFLLNKWDLVHEPETAYKKIVPELQRKMWFLNHAPAISVSGMEKKRITKIFPVIDEIIAERKKRIPTPAINRFIKDVTSGVPLSLYKGRQVKIPYMTQIGTEPPAFVIFSNYPAGIKDSYIRYIEKCLRERFSFRGTPVRIYKKLKK
- the hrcA gene encoding heat-inducible transcription repressor HrcA; translated protein: MLDERDREVLCAIVQSYINNPDPVGSRFITRKYAFSLSPASIRNIMSDLEELGFLRQPHTSAGRVPTDKGYRFYVDYLCSHEQQYDNRAFFNEITRELESIKNDIDVLLSEATKRLSNFSHYLGVALSPKSGSATFNRITLLKHRRNHVVTVLFTDEGLVRNKVVDVDFDLTQRDLNRIASYLNSEFYGFNLNDIRTKIVREMSEEKILCDTLISRAIRICREVLSSPSGNIFISGFTEVLGLPDFSDVEKIKEISRAMEDKHLIIKLLDKFSESAKDEVQVIIGSENSLAGMKGFSIVAATYKEGSRPVGSVGVIGPTRMNYSKTIAMVDIVSKFITKVIEGK